Genomic window (Wenzhouxiangella marina):
CAGCGGCGACAGGCGATCGTAGTCGTCGGTGCCCAACGACCCCTGACCATGGCGAAGCAGCAGCAGACGCCCCGAGGAAGCGCCCGGCACCGTGGAGCGTCCCTCCACGCTGCGAGCGCGGTCCTCGCCGAATGTCACCTCGTTGCTCATGCGCGTCCCGATGTCAGTGCAAGCCAGCCAGAAAGGGGGCAATGGTACGCTGCTCCGGCCATGGCCGGGTGAAACGCGAGGCTCTGGATGGGAAGGGCGACGAGATCCCTCTGCCCCCGCCGGCGCCGGCTCACAGCACACCGAAGGGCGTCGTGGACCTGTAGGCTATAGAGAATCGGCAGATAGATCCAAGGCATGACTGAATCCAGCTTTCTCTGGCACGACTTCGAAACCTTCGGCGCGGACCCGCGCCGTGACCGGCCCGTGCAGTTCGCGGCCCTGCGGACCAACGAGGCTCTGGAGCCGATCGGCGAGCCGATCGTGGTGTACTGCCAGCCCGACCCGGACCTGCTCCCCCAGCCCCAGGCCTGCCTGATCACCGGCATCACCCCACAGCTCGCCCGTGACAAGGGCCTGAGCGAGCCGGCGTTTGCCGCCGAAATCCACGCCGCCATGAGCCAGCCGGGCACCTGCAGCGTGGGCTACAACAACTTCCGCTTCGACGACGAGGTCACTCGCTACCTCTTCTGGCGCAACTTCTACGAACCCTACGCACGCGAATACAGCAACGGCAACTCGCGCTTCGATCTGATCGACCTGATGCGCATGACCCGGGCACTCCGACCCGAAGGTCTGGAATGGGCGGATCGGGAAGACGGCATGCCAAGCTTCAGGCTGGAAGACCTGGCCGCCGCCAATGGCCTGGATACCTCCCGGGCGCATGACGCCCTGGCCGACGTCGAGGCGACCCTCGGGCTGGCCCGGGCCCTGAAGACGCAGCAACCTCGCCTCTGGCAGTGGGCTCTGAGCCTGCGTCAGAAGCACGTCGTCGCACGCCTGCTCGAGCCGCGTCAACCGCTGTTGCACAGCAGCGCTCGCTTTCCGGCCTCGCACTTCGCCACGGCGCCGATTCTGCCCCTCCTGCCCCATCCCGACTACGCCGGGCAGTGGATCGTCTGGAACCTGCAGATCGATCCGGAACCCTTCGACGGATTGAGCGTCGACGATCTGGCAGATCGACTCTGGGTGAGCCAGCAGGACCTGCCGCCCGGCGTCGAACGCCTGCCGGTCAAGCTCGTCCGAACCAATCGCTGTCCGATGCTCTCCCCGATCAACGTCCTGGACGAGGCGGCCAGGGAGCGCCTCGACATCGACCCCGGGCGGCTGGAACAGCACGCCCGCAAGCTCGCCGAGCGCCCCGAGCTGCTGGAGCGCATCCGCCGCTTGTTCAGCCAGAGCAAAAACGAGAGTCTGGCCGTCGACCCCGAGCAGGCGCTCTACGATGGTTTCGTCTCTCGCTCGGATCAGGCGCTCTACGCCAGCGTCCGGGAAGCCGACCCAGACACCCTGACGCGGCTGGGGCAACCCTTTCAGGACGATCGACTCAACGAACTGCTGTTCCGCTATCGAGCTCGCAAGTATCCCGACAGCCTGGATGAGGACGAGGCCACGCGGTGGCAGGAATTCCGGGCTCGACGCCTGTTCCACGACCCGGAACTGGCCTCGATCCAATGGCCCGGATTCGAGGCCGAAATGCACGAATTGATGCGTCAGCGACCCGACCAGCGCCCGCTGCTGGAAGCGCTGGCGGAGTGGGGACAGGCGGTCAAACTTCGCAATCCGGGCTGAAACAGAAATTCAAGCACTTAGCGCTACATCTTGAACTTCTGCTTGGGATTGTTATGCACAACTCCCTGATTGTCGATTTTGACATTTTCTTGACAGCCAAAGGCCGGCGGTTTTAGCCACGAACATCGTCAACTCACTGTTTTCAATGCCTTTTATAAAGTGGTCATTTTTTGACCAAAGCGCTCGATCGCCTTAACGGCAGACCTGCCGGAGCATCTACCCACAAACTTATCCACAGCTTTTGTGGATAATCAATGACAGCGCCCGGAACGCCTGGTTTTTCCGCCCGGAGCCTCAATTCAGGCCGCTGAATCCACCGTCACCGAGGCTGAGTTGAGCGAGTTCGAACGTGGCCGGATCGGTGCCCGCCTCGGGCATCTGTTCGCTCAGGCTTCGCTTGAGCAGGCGATCGCTGCGGGGGGACACGAACTCGACCACCTCGCCATCATCGAACTGCAGCATCAGCACGACCGGCGGCTGGCCATTGCGACCCGGGCGGGCGACCACGCCGACGATGGTCTTGCCGACGATCCGGTTGCGAAATTCTCGACTTCCGATGTTCTCTGCCATGGTGCGTTCTCCAGAGTGATTGCTCATCCTGGAATGCATTTGAACAAGCCGCCTTCTCAAAAGCTGAGAAGCTCCGAGCCCGTTCCACATGAGTCGATTTCCTACGGCGCTGCAAGCAATGCGCCCGATTCGGGCGGCCGTCCACCTTCCTAGACTGGCTCCAACGCTGAGCGAAGGCTCGGCGGAACACCCGCTAATCCGAACCTGAATCAAGGAGCAAGATCATGAACGCAATCTGCAAGCAACTCGTCGCCCTGATCCTCATCATCGGTCTGAACGGCCTGGCGTTGGCGCAGGACCCGCAACAGGTCGACATCAATACGGCCAGCGCCACGGAACTGGCCGAGGTCCTGGTCGGGATCGGCCCGTCCAAGGCCGAAGCCATCGTCGCCTACCGCGAGGCGAACGGCGCCTTCGAACACATCGATGAACTGATCAGCGTACGCGGCATCGGTCTGAGCACCGTCGACCGCAACCGGGACCGCATCCTGCTGGATTCGCCCGACGACGAGGGCTGAGCCTCTTCGACCCCGTCCGAAGCGTTCGGGCGGGGTTCGACTTCGGGGGCAGGGGCGGATCGACGATCAGCTGCCAGCCAGGGGCAGCCTCGAGGCGAAGGCGTGGGCCAGGGTCGAACGGTCCGTGTGCTCGAGCTCGCCGCCCAATGGCACACCCTGCGCCAGCCGGGAAACCCGCACGTCGTGGCGGTCCGCCATCTCCCGCAGGTAGTAGGCAGTGGCCTCCCCTTCGACCGTGGTGTTCGTGGCGATGATCAACTCTTCCACCGCCGCGTCCGACAATCGCGCCTCGAGCAGATCCAGACCGAGATCCTCGGGTCCGATCCCATCCAGCGGCGACAGCCGTCCCAACAGCACGAAATAGCGGCCATCGAACCCGGTCGCCTGCTCGATCGCAAGCACATCGGCCGGGCTCTCCACGGCGCAGATCACTCGGTCGCTGCGCCGATCGTCACGGCAGATCCGACAGTGCTCGCTGGCGGTGAAGTTCCGGCAGGACGCGCAGCGCTGGATATCACGCATGGCCGTTTCCAGGGCTCTTGCCAGACGCCGGCCGCCGTCGCGGTCACGCTCGAGCAACTCGAGCGCCATGCGCTGGGCCGAGCGCGCGCCGACACCGGGCAGACAACGCAGGGCCTCGAGGAGCTCGTCGAAGGGATCAGCGGCCATGTCTCGAATTGCCTCGGAAATCTCTGCCTCGGGTCTCAGGGCAGCGTGAACCCCGGAGGGAGCGGCAGCCCGCCGGTCAGGCCCTTGAGCTTTTCCTGGCTGGCCTGCTGGACGCGATTGACCGCGTCGTTGACTGCGGCGGCCACCAGGTCTTCGACCATTTCCCGGTCATCGGCCACTTCGGGGTCGATCGTCACCCGCTTCACCTCGTGGCGTCCCGTCATGACCACGCTGACCAGGCCACCGCCGGCCTGCCCCGTGACTTCCAGGTCACCCAGCTCGGCCTGGGCTTTCTTCATGTTTTCCTGAACTTTCTGCGCCTGCTGCATGAGCTGCGCGATATTGCCTTTCATCATCTCAATGGCTCCGTGTATCGGTGGGTCGAATGGATTCGCGAAGAATCTCGGCGTCGAAACGCTCGCAGAGTCGGCGAACCACCGGATCCTGTTCGATGGCCGCCTCTGCCTCGGTCTGGACCCGTTCGGCTTCGGTCTGTTCGATCCTGGCGGGGGTCGCGAGCTGCGTGTTCTCGGCCGCCGAAATCGTCAAGCGAACGGAACTTCCGAGCCAGGCCTCGAGGGCATTGGCCAGGGCCGATCTGAAACGGTCGGTGATGAGCATCATGTCATCGGCGGCGGCGTTGAAACTCACGGCGGGCAGATCGACTTCACGGACGACCAACAGTCCGGCCACGGTTCGCACGGAGCCATTGACCTTGAGCGCACCCAGCACCTGATGCCAGTTCTCCGGCGTCAACCGTCTTTCCACCTGACCGCTCGCGGCCGATCGCACCGGCTCCCGGACCTCGGATCGGGCCTGGGCCGGCATGTTGGAACGCTCGGTTGCCGGCGTGGGGGCCGCCACGGACCGAGGCGCCGGCGACGCGGCGGCCCCGCCTGCCCGCGCTCCGCCACCTGCCCTGGCCCCACCGCCGGCTTCAACGCCCGCCGAGGGCTCGGCCTGCCCCGGCTGAAACGCCAGCATGCGCAGGATCGTCATTTCGCAGCCGCTGCGCTCGCTCGGGGCCAGCACCAGGTCACGACGACCGGTTATCGCGATCTGGTAGAACAGCTGCACGTCCTCCGGATCGAAATGCCCGGCGAGCTCGACCAGCGCATCCCAGTCGCTGCGGCTGTCGTCCCGATAGTCCGGCAGTTGCTGGATCAGCGCCACCCGGTGCAAGGCCTCGGCCAGATCGAGCAACAGCACGCTCAGGTCGCGAGCCTGGGCAAAGACTTCGGCGATGACCTCCATGGCCGCCGCACCATCGGCCCGGGCCAGGGCGGCCAGCAGATCATGCACGTGGAGACGCTCGACGCTGCCGAGCATGTCACGGACCGCCGCCTCTTCCAGGCGCCCGCCGCCGGCAAGGGCCTGATCGAGCAGACTGAGACCATCGCGCATGCTGCCGTCCGCCGCCCGAGCCAGCAGAGCGATCGCTTCGGCATCGGCCTGCACGGATTCGGCCGCCAGGATGCGCTCCATCTGCTCACCGATCTCCTGCGGCGTGAGCCGGCGCAGGTTGAACTGCAGGCAGCGCGACAGGATGGTGACGGGGATCTTCTGGGGATCGGTCGTGGCCAGCACGAACTTGACGTGATCGGGCGGCTCTTCGAGGGTCTTCAGCAGCGCATTGAAGCTGTGCGTCGAAAGCATGTGCACCTCATCGATCAGGTACACCTTGTAGCGCCCCCGGGCCGGCGCGTACTGGACGTTGTCGAGAATCTCGCGGGTATCGTCGACCTTGGTGCGCGAAGCCGCGTCGATCTCCAGCAGATCGACGAAGCGACCTTCGTCGATCGCCACGCAATGCTCGCATTCACCACAGGGCTCGGCGCTTACACCCTCCAGACAATTCAGCGACTTGGCGAGGATGCGGGCGATCGTGGTCTTGCCGACCCCGCGCGTACCGGTAAACAGAAAGGCGTGGTGCACGCGGTCTTCGTTGAGCGAATTGCTCAGCACCTTCACGACGTGACTCTGCCCCACCAGCTCGGAAAACTGCTTGGGCCGCCATTTGCGGGCTAGAACCTGATAACTCACGGGTTTTTCGGACTCCTCGGCCGGGCGGCCGGATACGACGGGTCGGACCCGTCAAAGTGTACACGAAGGGCAGCTTCGGCCCGACCCCGGAGCATGGAACCAAGCAAACAGCGGTTGCCAGCCGGGGCCGCAGTCTGGGATAATTGCGCCCGGCGGCTCTGCCGGTCTTCCCACACCGTTTTTTTCGTGAACCCCGTCAGGCCCGGAAGGGAGCAGCGGCAGCGAAAACGGCGGGTGCTGGGGCCGGGCTGGTGGGGCCGCCATCCTTTTTTAAAGACACCAGAAGCTTCATCCGATGTGATCCAAATCACAACGGCGAGTGCGTTTTGGTCCGAAAATCACCCCCGCCGGTCCGAAAAACCCCTGTACGACCTTCGTCGTATCATCTTTTTGTGTGATCTCTATCACATTTCTGAAGCTTTTTTCTGCTGACCCCTAGAAATCCCGTGAACGTTCTGTGTATAACCCCACGGGTCGAGTTTGAGGGTCCCCTGGCGGAAGCAGGGGGAGAGATCTGGAAAAAAAGCCGTTTTTTGGGGTCGGCCA
Coding sequences:
- a CDS encoding ComEA family DNA-binding protein — encoded protein: MNAICKQLVALILIIGLNGLALAQDPQQVDINTASATELAEVLVGIGPSKAEAIVAYREANGAFEHIDELISVRGIGLSTVDRNRDRILLDSPDDEG
- a CDS encoding YbaB/EbfC family nucleoid-associated protein; translation: MMKGNIAQLMQQAQKVQENMKKAQAELGDLEVTGQAGGGLVSVVMTGRHEVKRVTIDPEVADDREMVEDLVAAAVNDAVNRVQQASQEKLKGLTGGLPLPPGFTLP
- the recR gene encoding recombination mediator RecR, which codes for MAADPFDELLEALRCLPGVGARSAQRMALELLERDRDGGRRLARALETAMRDIQRCASCRNFTASEHCRICRDDRRSDRVICAVESPADVLAIEQATGFDGRYFVLLGRLSPLDGIGPEDLGLDLLEARLSDAAVEELIIATNTTVEGEATAYYLREMADRHDVRVSRLAQGVPLGGELEHTDRSTLAHAFASRLPLAGS
- the sbcB gene encoding exodeoxyribonuclease I, which encodes MTESSFLWHDFETFGADPRRDRPVQFAALRTNEALEPIGEPIVVYCQPDPDLLPQPQACLITGITPQLARDKGLSEPAFAAEIHAAMSQPGTCSVGYNNFRFDDEVTRYLFWRNFYEPYAREYSNGNSRFDLIDLMRMTRALRPEGLEWADREDGMPSFRLEDLAAANGLDTSRAHDALADVEATLGLARALKTQQPRLWQWALSLRQKHVVARLLEPRQPLLHSSARFPASHFATAPILPLLPHPDYAGQWIVWNLQIDPEPFDGLSVDDLADRLWVSQQDLPPGVERLPVKLVRTNRCPMLSPINVLDEAARERLDIDPGRLEQHARKLAERPELLERIRRLFSQSKNESLAVDPEQALYDGFVSRSDQALYASVREADPDTLTRLGQPFQDDRLNELLFRYRARKYPDSLDEDEATRWQEFRARRLFHDPELASIQWPGFEAEMHELMRQRPDQRPLLEALAEWGQAVKLRNPG
- the dnaX gene encoding DNA polymerase III subunit gamma/tau, which encodes MSYQVLARKWRPKQFSELVGQSHVVKVLSNSLNEDRVHHAFLFTGTRGVGKTTIARILAKSLNCLEGVSAEPCGECEHCVAIDEGRFVDLLEIDAASRTKVDDTREILDNVQYAPARGRYKVYLIDEVHMLSTHSFNALLKTLEEPPDHVKFVLATTDPQKIPVTILSRCLQFNLRRLTPQEIGEQMERILAAESVQADAEAIALLARAADGSMRDGLSLLDQALAGGGRLEEAAVRDMLGSVERLHVHDLLAALARADGAAAMEVIAEVFAQARDLSVLLLDLAEALHRVALIQQLPDYRDDSRSDWDALVELAGHFDPEDVQLFYQIAITGRRDLVLAPSERSGCEMTILRMLAFQPGQAEPSAGVEAGGGARAGGGARAGGAAASPAPRSVAAPTPATERSNMPAQARSEVREPVRSAASGQVERRLTPENWHQVLGALKVNGSVRTVAGLLVVREVDLPAVSFNAAADDMMLITDRFRSALANALEAWLGSSVRLTISAAENTQLATPARIEQTEAERVQTEAEAAIEQDPVVRRLCERFDAEILRESIRPTDTRSH